One genomic segment of Hordeum vulgare subsp. vulgare chromosome 2H, MorexV3_pseudomolecules_assembly, whole genome shotgun sequence includes these proteins:
- the LOC123425724 gene encoding uncharacterized protein LOC123425724 produces the protein MTSSASHHHDAPSATSTPRAGAGSTGSSNGNGNGNGNGGHHPPPPRAQAQAHGAPYVRLMCSFGGRILPRPGDHQLRYVGGETRIVSVPRTTSHAVLFAALAKLAPALFVPGDPTPALRYKLPHDDLDALISVSSDDDVDNLMEELDRVHSLAATAVKPPRLRLFLFAASPDHSSAGAFGSVLSGVGDASSDQWFVDQLNAPPPGSIERGRSEASSVVSEVPDYLFGFDTTSEEPSPGAGAQPKSDAEMAQGDDDDAPAPVLGAPLAPYVAESAPWPAPPPPYMAQPVYYVPVRPVHYLDPAGHGGYMPGPVYHIVGGGRNQAPGDLYASGGAGAVYGVPRPMPPFRQVMYAPPPATEVYSVEGKPPEGESHSP, from the coding sequence ATGACGTCATCCGCGTCGCAccaccacgacgccccctcggccaccTCCACCCCCCGCGCCGGGGCCGGCAGCACCGGCAgcagcaacggcaacggcaacggcaacggcaacggaggCCACCACCCGCCTCCTCCGCGGGCGCAGGCGCAGGCGCACGGGGCCCCGTACGTGCGCCTCATGTGCAGCTTCGGCGGCCGCATCCTGCCGCGCCCGGGCGACCACCAGCTCCGCTACGTCGGCGGCGAGACCCGCATCGTCTCCGTCCCGCGCACCACCTCCCACGCCGTCCTCTTCGCCGCGCTCGCCAAGCTCGCCCCCGCGCTCTTCGTTCCCGGCGACCCCACTCCGGCGCTCAGGTACAAGCTCCCGCACGACGACCTCGACGCGCTCATCTCCGTCTCctccgacgacgacgtcgacaacCTCATGGAGGAGCTCGACCGCGTCCACAGCCTCGCCGCCACCGCCGTCAAGCCGCCCCGCCTGCGCCTCTtcctcttcgccgcctcaccagatCACTCCTCCGCGGGCGCGTTCGGCTCCGTGCTCTCCGGTGTCGGCGACGCCTCCTCCGACCAGTGGTTCGTGGACCAGCtcaacgccccaccgcccggttcGATCGAGCGCGGCCGATCCGAGGCCTCGTCGGTCGTCTCGGAGGTCCCGGACTACCTCTTCGGCTTCGACACTACCTCCGAGGAGCCCAGCCCCGGCGCGGGTGCGCAGCCCAAGTCTGACGCGGAGATGGCgcaaggcgacgacgacgacgcgccGGCTCCCGTGCTGGGCGCTCCTCTGGCCCCATACGTCGCGGAGAGCGCCCCGTGGCCGGCCCCGCCGCCACCGTACATGGCGCAGCCGGTGTACTACGTGCCTGTGCGCCCCGTCCACTACCTCGACCCGGCTGGGCACGGCGGCTACATGCCTGGGCCGGTTTACCACATTGTCGGTGGGGGGAGAAACCAAGCCCCGGGAGATCTCTACGCGTCTGGGGGCGCTGGTGCCGTCTACGGCGTCCCGCGGCCCATGCCGCCATTCCGTCAGGTGATGTACGCGCCGCCACCCGCCACGGAAGTCTACTCGGTGGAGGGGAAGCCGCCGGAAGGTGAGTCTCACTCTCCCTAG
- the LOC123425725 gene encoding cytochrome b6-f complex iron-sulfur subunit, chloroplastic, with amino-acid sequence MASTALSTASNPTQLCRTRASSLCKPVKGLGFGRERIPRNITCMAGSISADRVPDMSKRELMNLLLLGAISLPTFGMLVPYGSFLVPAGSGSNAGGVAAKDKLGNDILVEDWLKTHGPNDRTLAQGLKGDPTYLVVESDKTLATYGINAVCTHLGCVVPWNAAENKFLCPCHGSQYNNQGKVVRGPAPLSLALVHADVDDGKVVFVPWVETDFRTGENPWWK; translated from the exons ATGGCCTCCACCGCgctctccaccgcctccaaccccACCCAG CTCTGCCGAACCCGTGCGAGCTCGCTATGCAAGCCCGTCAAGGGCCTGGGCTTCGGCCGGGAGCGCATCCCGAGGAACATCACATGCATGGCCGGCAGCATCTCCGCGGACCGCGTCCCGGACATGAGCAAGAGGGAGCTGATGAACCTCCTGCTGCTGGGCGCCATCTCGCTCCCCACCTTCGGCATGCTCGTCCCCTACGGCTCCTTCCTCGTCCCGGCCGGCTCCGGGAGCAACGCCGGAGGGGTCGCCGCCAAGGACAAGCTCGGCAACGACATCCTCGTCGAGGATTGGCTCAAGACGCACGGCCCCAACGACCGCACGCTCGCCCAGGGGCTCAAG GGTGATCCTACCTACCTTGTGGTGGAGTCCGACAAGACCCTCGCCACCTACGGGATCAACGCCGTCTGCACGCATCTTGGCTGCGTCGTGCCTTGGAACGCCGCCGAGAACAAGTTCCTCTGCCCTTGCCATGGATCCCAGTACAACAACCAGGGCAAGGTTGTCCGTGGACCTGCACCTCTG TCGCTGGCCCTCGTTCACGCCGACGTCGACGACGGCAAGGTCGTCTTCGTGCCATGGGTGGAGACCGACTTCAGGACCGGCGAGAACCCGTGGTGGAAATAA